From Zingiber officinale cultivar Zhangliang chromosome 5B, Zo_v1.1, whole genome shotgun sequence, the proteins below share one genomic window:
- the LOC121987734 gene encoding uncharacterized protein LOC121987734 has protein sequence MLPPSLSHSSSRRSSAMVKHGNSRHKKPDNLGKGKVTPVQIAFIVDRYLAANRFDATLAAFRSEASDLFARTKAKEVPKGLLGLGEILDEYISLKEQRLVMDQEQRRVEMALQGMQEVLRAYHAAGAASLPPSIHLPTQLMAAPVTPILPTLHPSTSGSSTGNAINETPAMKYTQPFTGLAQKSNSMPNSSNVNKRKAMKSLPNHPSEPKKSRINSSNFPSTVGDAALVSKGAFIPETQEQIGISTPNAVSTDLATAFIPTQLLSVVKSSCKQSPDCQTNSSPRTPPQAFQSPVESSGSPLENASMQTSDCAMHKPTAPSNCSILASKSIIVSPLKNTEYYAVERSYHITSPYKLNPKSKRGHIKGKLDFDNPFFTTGVHEPVADTSKSSSDNEPTENLDIDLPDLDIFNVDFSFSEFLAEIDLDCEVDPSLQSHSSHVSSIPSSLPSVSDKEMDTQGQDYVASVKAVTKFVKILCPVKPNSSKKQTYSPGKE, from the exons ATGCTTCCGCCGTCTCTTTCCCATTCCTCTTCCCGGCGCTCCTCAGCCATGGTCAAGCACGGAAACAGCAGACATAAGAAGCCGGATAATCTCGGCAAGGGGAAGGTCACTCCTGTCCAGATCGCCTTCATCGTTGACCGCTACCTCGCCGCTAACCGCTTCGACGCCACCCTCGCCGCCTTCCGCTCCGAGGCCTCCGACCTCTTCGCCAGAACCAAGGCAAAAGAG GTGCCCAAGGGACTGCTAGGGCTAGGCGAGATTCTGGACGAGTATATCAGCCTCAAGGAGCAGCGATTGGTTATGGATCAGGAACAGCGGAGGGTCGAGATGGCGCTGCAGGGGATGCAGGAGGTTCTGCGGGCATATCATGCCGCTGGGGCGGCGTCTCTTCCTCCATCGATTCATCTTCCTACCCAGCTCATGGCAGCCCCTGTGACGCCTATCCTTCCCACATTGCACCCCAGCACTTCTGGATCTTCTACAG GTAATGCGATTAATGAAACACCTGCTATGAAATACACACAACCATTCACTGGGCTTGCTCAGAAATCAAATTCAATGCCCAATTCTTCCAATgtgaacaagagaaaggcaatgaAGTCTTTGCCAAATCATCCTTCAGAACCAAAGAAATCGCGgatcaattcatctaattttccaTCTACTGTTGGAG ATGCTGCATTGGTCTCCAAAGGTGCTTTCATTCCAGAAACTCAAGAACAAATAGGGATATCCACTCCCAATGCTGTATCTACTGATTTGGCGACAGCTTTTATTCCAACACAATTGTTGTCTGTGGTAAAGAGTTCTTGTAAGCAATCACCTGACTGCCAGACCAATTCTTCCCCCAGAACACCTCCACAAGCATTCCAGTCTCCAGTTGAAAGTTCTGGTTCTCCTTTGGAAAATGCTTCTATGCAAACCAGTGATTGTGCCATGCATAAGCCAACTGCACCATCCAATTGCTCTATATTAGCATCCAAATCTATCATAGTCAGCCCCCTCAAGAACACTGAGTATTATGCAGTTGAGAGGAGCTACCACATTACTTCACCTTATAAACTCAATCCAAAAAGCAAGAGAGGACATATAAAGGGGAAATTGGATTTTGATAATCCCTTTTTCACCACAGGTGTTCATGAACCAGTTGCAGATACTTCTAAATCTTCAAGTGATAATGAACCCACTGAAAATTTAGACATTGATCTTCCAGACTTGGACATCTTCAATGTTGATTTCTCTTTTTCTGAATTTTTAGCTGAAATTGATCTGGACTGTGAAGTTGATCCTTCATTACAGTCACACTCTTCACATGTTTCTTCAATTCCAAG CTCACTCCCATCTGTTTCTGACAAGGAAATGGACACTCAAG GCCAAGATTATGTTGCCTCTGTAAAAGCTGTAACAAAGTTTGTCAAAATTCTATGCCCAG TTAAACCCAACAGTTCTAAGAAGCAAACATATTCACCTGGAAAAGAATAG